Proteins co-encoded in one Astyanax mexicanus isolate ESR-SI-001 chromosome 1, AstMex3_surface, whole genome shotgun sequence genomic window:
- the clec11a gene encoding C-type lectin domain family 11 member A: MVLAVLLVVLVGLTCVSCTDNVGNSTTLTQDQTVSDVQNDAGHRGRGDTPDIEEEEEPEPEPEPVPEPLPEPEPTVAMSDLENTYNYVLSRLASMDQAIHKLNVGHYTLDVKVIQQLERLIRLENKVTTVEESIEQVSTYCKDNRKEIGRLEGCVKGKKVGNKCFLVYRIYETYAGASQNCQERGGRMAMPRDRREQEALADYVKSEFHPGNWPVWLGINDLRSEGLYLFEDTTRVTYFQWRKHFLSSQPDGGKRENCVAMSSDDGDWWDNYCDRRMYYLCEFDA; encoded by the exons ATggtgttagctgtgctcctggTGGTGTTGGTGGGTTTGACCTGTGTGTCCTGCACAGATAATGTAGGAAACAGTACAACACTGACCCAAGACCAGACTGTCTCTGACGTCCAG AACGATGCCGGTCATAGAGGGAGAGGGGACACACCAGAcattgaggaggaggaggagcctgaacccgagcctgaacctgTGCCTGAACCCTTACCCGAACCTGAACCAACGGTTGCCATGTCTGACTTGGAAAACACCTACAACTATGTGT TGTCCAGGCTGGCCTCAATGGACCAGGCGATCCACAAACTGAACGTGGGTCACTACACACTGGACGTCAAGGTGATCCAGCAGCTGGAAAGGCTGATTCGGCTGGAGAACAAAGTGACCACTGTTGAGGAGTCTATCGAGCAGGTCTCGACCTACTGCAAGGACAACCGCAAAGAGATTGGCCGTCTGGAGG GCTGTGTAAAAGGCAAGAAGGTGGGAAACAAGTGCTTCTTGGTCTACCGGATATACGAGACATATGCAGGAGCATCTCAGAATTGTCAGGAGCGCGGGGGGCGCATGGCCATGCCCCGGGACCGCCGGGAACAGGAGGCCCTGGCAGATTACGTGAAGTCTGAGTTCCACCCCGGAAACTGGCCTGTGTGGCTGGGCATCAACGACCTGCGCTCGGAGGGTCTTTACCTGTTTGAGGACACCACCCGAGTCACATACTTCCAGTGGAGGAAGCACTTCCTGTCCAGCCAGCCAGACGGCGGCAAGCGGGAGAACTGTGTGGCCATGTCATCAGACGATGGCGACTGGTGGGACAATTACTGCGACCGGCGTATGTACTACCTGTGCGAGTTCGATGCTTGA
- the selenol gene encoding selenoprotein L has translation MCSAVEESALIKALKELVSAGRAFLGGVEKELVQGGSQEDIANQIIHPMFGLMAAGATFFNSLSVKTKGEAESLWEQHFQNSEVRDNVEELLQLEAEWDGFLARLDSQTQMSDQTLSLVPPAHALSPDIQLTNVRTKKSVSLGQFLGKGQKLLLVLLRHFGULPURDHLTELQDNKAVLEARSVQVVVVSYGSLEGAEFWLTQTGYEFDMVFDPERKVYQAFSLGSSFAKVTRFSNMLRYSEYYVSRRSFPQIPPQFIEDLFQMGGDFVLDEGGTVIFSHQCESPVDRPSVQNILAALSASS, from the exons ATGTGCAGCGCGGTGGAGGAAAGCGCGCTGATTAAAGCGCTGAAAGAGCTGGTGAGCGCTGGTCGCGCTTTTCTCGGCGGGGTGGAGAAGGAGCTGGTCCAGG GTGGATCTCAGGAAGATATCGCTAATCAGATAATCCATCCAATGTTTGGCCTGATGGCGGCAGGTGCCACTTTCTTCAACAG tCTTTCTGTGAAAACCAAGGGTGAAGCAGAGAGTCTGTGGGAGCAGCACTTTCA GAACTCAGAGGTCCGGGACAACGTTGAAGAATTGCTACAGCTGGAA GCAGAGTGGGATGGGTTTCTGGCCCGCTTGGACTCTCAGACCCAGATGAGTGATCAGACACTTTCACTTGTTCCGCCAGCACACGCTTTAAGCCCTGACATACAGCTCACTAATGTTAGGACTAAAAA AAGTGTATCTCTGGGTCAGTTTCTGGGCAAGGGGCAGAAACTGCTGCTGGTTCTGCTCAGGCATTTCGGATGACTGCCGTGACGAGACCACCTGACTGAGCTTCAGGACAACAAG gcTGTCCTCGAGGCTCGGTCTGTGCAGGTTGTGGTGGTTTCGTACGGTTCTTTGGAGGGAGCAGAGTTTTGGTTGACTCAGACCGGCTATGAGTTCGACATGGTCTTTGATCCTGAGCGTAAG GTCTATCAGGCATTCTCTCTGGGCTCCTCCTTTGCTAAAGTTACGAGGTTTAGCAACATGCTACGCTACTCGGAATACTATGTGTCGAGGCGGAGCTTTCCCCAGATTCCACCGCAGTTTATTGAAGACCTTTTTCAG ATGGGTGGTGATTTTGTGCTGGATGAAGGAGGTACAGTGATCTTTTCCCACCAGTGTGAGAGCCCAGTGGACCGGCCTTCGGTTCAAAACATCCTGGCTGCCCTGTCGGCCTCTTCTTAA